A single window of Methylobacterium nodulans ORS 2060 DNA harbors:
- a CDS encoding PRC-barrel domain-containing protein, translating to MPTELPNERTIRAPGSMELDPTAEGVALDETRRLIASNKVEGTAVYNRKGESLGTIYNFMVDKVSGQVAYAVLSFGGFLGLGESYHPVPWRALTYDVDLGGYVIDIDADRLADAPRQGPDEDPFADPAFGGRVDAHWGARRSEAA from the coding sequence ATGCCGACCGAACTGCCGAACGAACGCACCATCCGCGCCCCGGGTTCGATGGAACTCGACCCGACTGCCGAGGGCGTCGCCCTCGACGAGACGCGCCGGCTCATCGCCTCCAACAAGGTCGAGGGCACGGCCGTCTACAACCGAAAGGGCGAGAGCCTCGGTACGATCTACAACTTCATGGTCGATAAGGTCTCGGGTCAGGTCGCCTATGCGGTCCTGTCCTTCGGGGGCTTCCTGGGCCTCGGGGAGAGCTACCATCCAGTGCCCTGGCGGGCGCTCACCTACGACGTCGATCTCGGCGGCTACGTGATCGATATCGATGCGGACAGGCTCGCGGACGCGCCGCGGCAGGGACCGGACGAGGATCCCTTCGCGGATCCGGCCTTCGGCGGGCGGGTCGACGCGCATTGGGGCGCCCGCCGGTCCGAGGCGGCCTGA
- a CDS encoding SWIB/MDM2 domain-containing protein encodes MATKTTKKEATEAEKPAAKGKKVAAPKSGDKPNALQKPLQPSPELGAIVGTKPIPRGEVVSKVWEYIRKNSLQNPENKREILADDKLKKVFGKDKATMFEMNKYLAQHLK; translated from the coding sequence ATGGCGACCAAGACGACGAAGAAAGAGGCGACCGAGGCCGAGAAGCCCGCCGCCAAGGGCAAGAAGGTGGCCGCCCCCAAGAGTGGCGACAAGCCGAATGCTCTGCAGAAGCCCCTCCAGCCCTCCCCCGAGCTCGGCGCGATCGTCGGCACCAAGCCGATCCCGCGCGGCGAGGTGGTGAGCAAGGTGTGGGAGTACATCCGCAAGAACTCGCTCCAGAACCCGGAGAACAAGCGCGAGATCCTCGCCGACGACAAGCTGAAGAAGGTCTTCGGCAAGGACAAGGCGACGATGTTCGAGATGAACAAGTACCTCGCCCAGCACCTGAAGTAG
- a CDS encoding aldo/keto reductase, which yields MEYRTLGRSGLKVSPLCLGTMMFGGQTEEAEAARIIADAREKGLNFIDTADVYNDGRSEEVVGRAIARERDAWVLATKVANPMGPGPNDRGLSRAHLIRACEASLRRLGTDRIDLYYLHKEDHDTPLEETVRAMGDLIRAGKIRYFAVSNHRAWRVAEICRICDGLGLDRPAASQPYYNALNRMPEVEHLPACTHFGLGVVPYSPLARGVLTAKYDPGAPPPAGTRAGRGDTRMMQTEWRPESLAIAREIKAHAQGRGASPVDFAVAWVLNNRAVTSVIAGPRTVAQWESYAGALAYRFTPEDEALVDRLVPAGHPSTPGYTDPAYPLEGRVSWTGA from the coding sequence ATGGAGTACCGCACGCTCGGTCGGTCCGGTCTCAAGGTCTCTCCCCTCTGTCTCGGCACCATGATGTTCGGCGGCCAGACCGAGGAGGCGGAAGCCGCCCGCATCATCGCGGATGCCCGCGAGAAGGGCCTCAATTTCATCGACACGGCCGACGTCTACAACGACGGGCGCTCCGAGGAGGTGGTGGGCCGCGCCATCGCCCGCGAGCGCGACGCCTGGGTTCTCGCCACCAAGGTGGCCAATCCCATGGGGCCGGGACCCAACGACCGCGGCCTCTCGCGCGCCCACCTGATCCGCGCCTGCGAGGCGAGCCTGCGGCGCCTGGGCACCGACCGCATCGACCTCTACTACCTCCACAAGGAGGACCACGACACGCCCCTTGAGGAGACCGTGCGGGCGATGGGCGACCTGATCCGGGCCGGCAAGATCCGCTATTTCGCGGTTTCGAACCACCGGGCGTGGCGGGTCGCCGAGATCTGCCGGATCTGCGACGGGCTCGGCCTCGACCGGCCGGCGGCGAGCCAGCCCTACTACAACGCGCTCAACCGCATGCCCGAGGTCGAGCACCTGCCGGCCTGCACCCATTTCGGCCTCGGCGTCGTGCCCTACTCGCCCCTCGCCCGCGGCGTGCTCACCGCGAAGTACGATCCGGGCGCCCCGCCTCCGGCGGGCACCCGGGCGGGCCGCGGCGACACCCGCATGATGCAGACCGAGTGGCGGCCCGAGAGCCTCGCCATCGCCCGCGAGATCAAGGCCCACGCGCAAGGCCGCGGCGCCTCTCCGGTCGATTTCGCGGTCGCCTGGGTGCTCAACAACCGCGCGGTCACATCGGTGATCGCGGGGCCCCGCACCGTCGCGCAGTGGGAATCCTACGCGGGCGCGCTCGCCTATCGGTTCACGCCCGAGGACGAGGCCCTGGTGGACCGTCTCGTCCCGGCCGGGCATCCTTCCACGCCCGGCTACACCGATCCGGCCTACCCTCTCGAGGGGCGCGTCAGCTGGACCGGGGCGTGA
- a CDS encoding class I SAM-dependent methyltransferase, which produces MEQSRSSTAPNEVADIPQRTDPPGIDPLELYAGGIDSSDYVARIIPLLRAAVPQVGDLLDVGAGGGQLGHALRDRAAAWTVIEPAPAMQRRLRALAPPPQLHPLGWREADLPDGCADTVLAANMPAPLTDAAAFLIRCRRWARRTIVWLVPAQQGPRGLCLAGCLPREWHGEDETPGVDIVLRRLPPGERPAIATRVDWTFSAIVPDFAPMAAYLAERLGWAPGDPRRPALRRHLKAQAIAVPGGHRLSVPRTSAILVWRKDS; this is translated from the coding sequence ATGGAACAGTCTCGATCGTCAACGGCACCCAACGAGGTCGCCGACATCCCGCAACGCACGGATCCGCCCGGGATCGATCCGCTCGAACTCTACGCGGGCGGGATCGACAGCTCGGATTATGTCGCGCGGATCATTCCGCTTCTGCGGGCAGCGGTGCCGCAGGTTGGCGATCTCCTCGATGTCGGCGCTGGCGGCGGCCAGCTCGGACACGCCCTCCGCGACCGGGCGGCAGCCTGGACGGTGATCGAGCCGGCGCCTGCCATGCAGCGCCGGTTGCGGGCGCTGGCTCCGCCGCCACAGCTCCATCCGCTCGGCTGGCGGGAGGCCGACCTGCCGGATGGCTGTGCCGACACGGTGCTGGCCGCCAACATGCCCGCGCCCCTGACCGATGCGGCGGCATTCCTCATCCGGTGCCGGCGATGGGCCCGGCGCACCATCGTCTGGCTGGTTCCCGCCCAGCAGGGTCCCCGCGGCCTCTGCCTTGCCGGCTGCCTGCCGCGCGAATGGCACGGCGAGGACGAAACGCCGGGCGTCGACATCGTGCTCCGACGCCTGCCGCCCGGCGAGCGGCCTGCCATCGCAACGCGCGTCGACTGGACCTTCAGCGCGATCGTTCCCGACTTTGCGCCGATGGCAGCCTACCTCGCCGAACGTCTCGGCTGGGCCCCTGGCGATCCCCGGCGCCCTGCGCTCCGCCGGCACCTCAAGGCCCAGGCCATCGCTGTCCCCGGCGGCCATCGCCTCTCCGTTCCCCGTACCTCGGCCATCCTCGTCTGGAGAAAAGACTCGTGA
- a CDS encoding DUF1826 domain-containing protein has product MERQAAVAGLPGHVRASDGPKVLRTIRRPGINLVLWQRRLPEAVERRLVTHPTDALPQLRLVTRPSRVAADLAGCMDRLAVVDADTAKWLVADITGLAATLANLCGAARVAIRLEVVEGDACRFFHTDTIALRLATTYRGRGTQWLSQDDAACFGRSASVPDAAIREVDTGVVAVFKGARTVASSAGPLVHRSPPRRIGDDVRLFLAIDPAPS; this is encoded by the coding sequence GTGGAACGGCAGGCGGCTGTGGCCGGGCTGCCAGGCCATGTCCGCGCAAGTGACGGCCCGAAGGTCCTGCGGACCATCCGAAGGCCGGGCATCAACCTCGTGCTGTGGCAGCGCCGGCTCCCCGAAGCCGTCGAGAGACGCCTCGTCACGCACCCGACGGATGCGCTGCCGCAGCTGCGGCTCGTGACGCGTCCCAGCCGCGTTGCCGCCGATCTCGCTGGCTGCATGGATCGGCTCGCCGTGGTCGATGCGGACACCGCGAAGTGGCTCGTCGCCGACATCACCGGCCTCGCCGCGACCTTGGCCAATCTCTGTGGCGCTGCCCGCGTCGCGATTCGTCTGGAGGTCGTCGAGGGAGACGCCTGCCGGTTCTTCCACACCGACACCATCGCTCTGCGCCTCGCGACCACCTATCGGGGCCGCGGCACGCAATGGCTCTCCCAGGATGATGCCGCCTGCTTCGGGAGAAGCGCATCGGTTCCGGACGCCGCCATTCGCGAGGTGGACACCGGCGTGGTCGCGGTCTTCAAGGGGGCACGGACGGTCGCATCGTCCGCCGGCCCTCTGGTGCACAGGTCGCCGCCTCGCCGCATCGGCGATGACGTCAGGCTGTTCCTCGCGATCGATCCGGCTCCATCCTGA
- a CDS encoding MFS transporter, giving the protein MLTRFLLVAAALYAGYGVTSPFLPSILAERSLGPDQIGLVLAAGQGIRLAAGPLAGRLADRLDAARGVLAACALVSALTALAYLAGHGFAALLLVGVAHAAATAPLAPLTDALALPASAAGRFRYGVVRGAGSAAFIGGTLLAGAVIAGFGRPALLVCGAAFFGLMAAGALLLPGKAARPEPARPGLLLRSPAFRRLVLVAALVIGSHAMHDAFAVIRWQAAGISPGTISLLWAESVAAEVLVFTLAGPPLLNRLGPSRALMLAGSAASLRWAVAAGTAALPALVAIQALHGLTFALLHLACMRVILATVPPALAATAQTLYGTLGLGLATTLTTLAAGPLYGWAGPSAFWAMAVLAAAAVPLARSLPATPDGS; this is encoded by the coding sequence ATGCTGACGCGGTTCCTCCTCGTCGCGGCGGCGCTCTATGCGGGGTACGGCGTCACGTCGCCGTTCCTGCCCTCGATCCTGGCCGAGCGCTCGCTCGGGCCGGACCAGATCGGCCTCGTGCTCGCCGCCGGGCAGGGCATCCGCCTGGCGGCCGGGCCGCTCGCGGGGCGCCTCGCCGACCGGCTCGACGCCGCGCGCGGCGTGCTGGCGGCCTGCGCCCTCGTCTCCGCCCTCACGGCGCTCGCCTACCTCGCCGGGCACGGCTTCGCGGCGCTCCTCCTCGTCGGGGTGGCGCATGCGGCGGCCACGGCGCCGCTCGCGCCGCTCACCGACGCCCTGGCGCTCCCGGCCTCCGCCGCCGGCCGCTTCCGCTACGGCGTCGTGCGCGGGGCCGGCTCGGCGGCCTTCATCGGCGGCACGCTGCTCGCGGGCGCGGTGATCGCCGGCTTCGGGCGGCCGGCGCTCCTCGTCTGCGGCGCGGCCTTCTTCGGGCTGATGGCGGCGGGCGCCCTGCTCCTCCCGGGAAAGGCCGCGCGGCCGGAGCCCGCCCGGCCGGGGCTGCTCCTGCGCTCTCCCGCCTTCCGGCGCCTCGTCCTCGTCGCCGCCCTGGTGATCGGCAGCCACGCGATGCACGACGCCTTCGCGGTGATCCGCTGGCAGGCGGCCGGGATCAGCCCCGGCACCATCAGCCTGCTCTGGGCGGAATCCGTGGCCGCCGAGGTGCTGGTCTTCACCCTCGCCGGACCTCCGCTCCTCAACCGGCTCGGCCCCTCCCGGGCGCTGATGCTCGCCGGCAGCGCCGCCTCCCTGCGCTGGGCCGTGGCGGCCGGGACGGCGGCGCTGCCGGCGCTCGTGGCGATCCAGGCCCTGCACGGGCTCACCTTCGCGCTCCTCCACCTCGCCTGCATGCGGGTGATCCTCGCCACGGTGCCGCCGGCCCTCGCGGCGACCGCCCAGACCCTCTACGGCACGCTCGGGCTGGGGCTTGCGACCACCCTGACGACGCTCGCCGCCGGCCCGCTCTACGGCTGGGCGGGCCCGTCTGCCTTCTGGGCGATGGCGGTCCTCGCGGCCGCCGCGGTGCCGCTCGCCCGGAGCCTGCCGGCGACGCCGGACGGGTCTTGA